Proteins encoded by one window of Streptacidiphilus sp. PB12-B1b:
- a CDS encoding class I SAM-dependent methyltransferase, which yields MDPDFYSRVADEFGEYTSGGLRTDVFPDGDPEAAFDELARGLGGPDARLVDIGCADGRSLLRIAPAFGSVLGIDMSASMLESAERKREAVGLDGVSFEQRDASRTGLPDGEADVLTSRRGPLFPEEFRRVLKPGGHLVYMGIGETDARELKEVFGRGQLYGRWDGRPVMDEVVEELTAAGFTVVLEKAFRTEEFYHSPVELDTFLRQVPIFEDYDTEADRPLFERYVASAAGDRGVRLDRHWFVVQARVTA from the coding sequence ATGGACCCGGATTTCTACTCGCGGGTCGCCGACGAGTTCGGCGAATACACCAGCGGGGGGCTGCGTACCGATGTCTTTCCGGACGGCGACCCGGAGGCCGCCTTCGACGAGCTGGCGAGGGGCCTGGGCGGCCCGGACGCCCGGCTGGTCGACATCGGCTGCGCCGACGGGCGCAGCCTGCTGAGGATCGCCCCGGCGTTCGGCAGCGTGCTCGGCATCGACATGTCGGCGTCGATGCTGGAGTCCGCCGAGCGCAAGCGCGAGGCGGTGGGGCTGGACGGCGTCAGCTTCGAGCAGCGCGACGCCTCCCGTACCGGCCTTCCGGACGGGGAGGCCGACGTGCTCACCTCCCGGCGCGGGCCGCTGTTCCCGGAGGAGTTCCGCAGGGTGCTCAAGCCCGGCGGCCACCTGGTCTACATGGGCATCGGCGAGACGGACGCCCGTGAGCTGAAGGAGGTCTTCGGCCGGGGCCAGCTGTATGGCCGCTGGGACGGCAGGCCGGTGATGGACGAGGTGGTGGAGGAGCTCACCGCGGCCGGTTTCACGGTGGTGCTGGAGAAGGCGTTCCGGACCGAGGAGTTCTACCACTCGCCGGTCGAGCTCGACACGTTCCTGCGCCAGGTGCCGATCTTCGAGGACTACGACACGGAGGCGGACCGGCCGCTGTTCGAGCGCTATGTCGCCTCGGCCGCAGGCGACCGCGGTGTCCGGCTCGACCGGCACTGGTTCGTCGTCCAGGCGCGGGTGACGGCATGA
- the ectB gene encoding diaminobutyrate--2-oxoglutarate transaminase, whose protein sequence is MTIFDQLDSEVRSYSRQWPVVFDRAEGSRLFSEDGRPYLDFFAGAGALNYGHNNPFLKQALLDYIARDGVAHALDMFTVARRDFLEAVQDVLLAPRGLEYKVVFPGPGGANAVEAALKLARRVTGRQSVVSFTSGFHGMTMGALAVSGNLAKRAAAGVPLTSTTALPYDGYPGIGESGPRYLDQLLSDPGSGLDRPAAVIVETVQGEGGLRTAGADWLRELAAVCKRHEVLLIVDDVQMGCGRTGSFFSFEDAGITPDMVCLSKSIGGYGLPLALTLIRPELDVWKPGDHNGTFRGVSSSFVTGAQALRSYWSDGTLEKSTRERGERIAAALGAVAAEHSGAELEVRGRGFAAGLRIPEPGAARAVCAAAFENGLLMETSGAAGDVVKLLPPLTIGDDDLDEGLAIIRTCVGRVLARGK, encoded by the coding sequence ATGACGATCTTCGACCAGCTCGACTCCGAGGTGCGCAGCTACAGCCGGCAGTGGCCGGTCGTGTTCGACCGGGCCGAGGGCAGCCGGCTGTTCTCCGAGGACGGCCGCCCCTACCTGGACTTCTTCGCCGGTGCGGGCGCGCTCAACTACGGGCACAACAACCCCTTCCTCAAGCAGGCGCTGCTGGACTACATCGCCCGGGACGGCGTCGCGCACGCGCTGGACATGTTCACCGTGGCGCGGCGCGACTTCCTCGAAGCCGTCCAGGACGTCCTGCTGGCGCCGCGGGGGCTCGAGTACAAGGTGGTCTTCCCCGGCCCGGGCGGCGCCAACGCGGTCGAGGCGGCGCTGAAGCTCGCCCGGCGGGTCACCGGGCGGCAGTCGGTGGTGAGCTTCACCAGCGGCTTCCACGGGATGACGATGGGGGCACTCGCGGTCAGCGGCAACCTGGCCAAGCGCGCCGCCGCCGGAGTGCCGCTGACCTCGACGACCGCGCTGCCCTACGACGGCTACCCGGGCATCGGGGAGAGCGGCCCGCGCTACCTCGACCAGCTGCTGTCGGACCCGGGCAGCGGCCTGGACCGGCCCGCCGCCGTCATCGTGGAGACCGTCCAGGGCGAGGGCGGGCTGCGCACCGCCGGCGCGGACTGGCTGCGCGAACTCGCCGCCGTGTGCAAGCGGCACGAGGTGCTGCTCATCGTGGACGACGTGCAGATGGGCTGCGGCCGCACCGGCTCGTTCTTCAGCTTCGAGGACGCCGGGATCACCCCCGACATGGTCTGCCTGTCCAAGTCCATCGGCGGCTACGGCCTCCCGCTGGCCCTCACCCTCATCCGGCCGGAACTGGACGTCTGGAAGCCCGGCGACCACAACGGCACCTTCCGCGGCGTGAGTTCGTCCTTCGTCACCGGGGCGCAGGCGCTGCGCTCCTACTGGAGCGACGGCACGCTGGAGAAGTCCACCCGCGAGCGCGGCGAGCGGATCGCGGCGGCGCTGGGCGCCGTCGCCGCCGAGCACTCCGGGGCCGAGCTGGAGGTCCGGGGCCGCGGCTTCGCGGCCGGACTGCGCATCCCCGAGCCCGGCGCGGCCCGCGCGGTGTGCGCCGCGGCCTTCGAGAACGGCCTGCTCATGGAGACCTCCGGGGCCGCGGGCGACGTGGTGAAGCTGCTGCCCCCGCTGACCATCGGCGACGACGACCTGGACGAGGGTCTCGCCATCATCCGTACCTGCGTGGGCCGGGTACTCGCGCGGGGCAAGTGA
- a CDS encoding isopenicillin N synthase family oxygenase, whose translation MPGKIPEIDLELWHKASDAERAPIAAELDAALRSTGMFLVSGHGVPQAVIDDYRATAKRFFALRREVKAQYAIEAAYDGGWLEMHPPGGVGVPLNEGEEAPSAPDLHESFYSGPGHRTGDERRDRFNYPANRWPAELPELRAAADAYTTHMVRVVQAVNEVLAVTLGLPEDFFTSRAQKATWTQNASWYPSYASIGEVARGQFRNGPHTDLGTVTLLSRQRGVGGLQAWTEQDDWFSPPYSPDSLIVNLGDLMELWTDGRWRSLKHRVLPPSPAAPDEELLSLVFFFETDPDTLIEPLAAPVGGGRGLSPAYARRTVLEKLGVPPESIPEAEA comes from the coding sequence GTGCCAGGCAAGATTCCTGAGATCGACCTTGAGCTGTGGCACAAGGCGTCCGACGCCGAACGCGCCCCGATCGCCGCGGAGTTGGACGCCGCGCTGCGCAGCACCGGCATGTTCCTGGTGTCCGGGCACGGCGTGCCGCAGGCCGTGATCGACGACTACCGGGCCACCGCCAAGCGCTTCTTCGCCCTGCGCAGGGAGGTCAAGGCGCAGTACGCCATCGAGGCCGCGTACGACGGCGGCTGGCTCGAGATGCATCCCCCCGGCGGGGTCGGGGTGCCGCTGAACGAGGGCGAGGAGGCCCCGAGCGCGCCGGACCTGCACGAGTCCTTCTACTCCGGGCCCGGGCACCGTACCGGCGACGAGCGGCGGGACCGGTTCAACTACCCGGCGAACCGCTGGCCGGCCGAGCTGCCCGAGCTGCGGGCGGCGGCGGACGCGTACACGACGCACATGGTGCGGGTGGTGCAGGCGGTCAACGAGGTGCTCGCCGTCACGCTGGGCCTGCCGGAGGACTTCTTCACCTCGCGGGCGCAGAAGGCGACCTGGACGCAGAACGCCAGCTGGTACCCGTCGTACGCGAGCATCGGCGAGGTCGCCCGCGGCCAGTTCCGCAACGGGCCGCACACCGACCTGGGCACCGTCACGCTGCTCAGCCGTCAGCGGGGCGTGGGCGGGCTGCAGGCGTGGACCGAGCAGGACGACTGGTTCTCGCCGCCGTACAGCCCGGACTCGCTCATCGTCAACCTCGGTGACCTGATGGAGCTGTGGACCGACGGGCGCTGGCGGTCGCTGAAGCACCGCGTGCTGCCGCCCAGCCCGGCGGCCCCGGACGAGGAGCTGCTGTCGCTGGTCTTCTTCTTCGAGACCGACCCGGACACGCTGATCGAGCCGTTGGCCGCCCCGGTCGGCGGCGGACGGGGGCTGTCGCCGGCGTACGCGCGGCGAACAGTCCTGGAGAAGCTCGGTGTCCCGCCCGAATCCATCCCGGAGGCTGAAGCATGA
- a CDS encoding 7-cyano-7-deazaguanine synthase, with amino-acid sequence MSRIVAVVSGGIDSVTMAHHLAAEGHELHVMAVDYGQRHRKELEFAAAAAERLGAPYEEVDLRSLRGVMRGSSLTDPTVAVPRPGQSVGGNPNIVPNRNAVLLSVAFALAVTVQADAVAFGVMAEDVGPSDTSPEFLRLFLDMERVATKGSLAPGVELLAPLIELPKTGVVALGEKLGVPWDRTWTCFRGEEIHCGACAACVERRGAFADLGITDPTDYREALIPQ; translated from the coding sequence ATGAGCAGAATCGTCGCCGTCGTGTCCGGCGGGATCGACTCCGTCACCATGGCGCACCACTTGGCCGCCGAGGGCCACGAGTTGCACGTCATGGCCGTCGACTACGGCCAGCGGCACCGCAAGGAGCTGGAGTTCGCCGCCGCCGCCGCGGAACGGCTCGGCGCGCCGTACGAGGAGGTCGACCTGCGCTCACTGCGGGGCGTCATGCGCGGATCGTCGCTGACCGACCCCACCGTGGCCGTGCCCCGCCCGGGCCAGTCGGTCGGCGGGAACCCCAACATCGTGCCCAACCGCAACGCCGTGCTGCTGTCGGTGGCCTTCGCGCTGGCGGTCACGGTGCAGGCGGACGCCGTGGCCTTCGGCGTCATGGCCGAGGACGTCGGCCCGTCCGACACCTCGCCGGAGTTCCTGCGGCTGTTCCTGGACATGGAGCGGGTGGCGACCAAGGGGTCGCTCGCGCCCGGGGTCGAACTGCTCGCTCCGTTGATCGAACTGCCCAAGACCGGAGTCGTCGCCCTCGGCGAGAAGCTCGGCGTGCCCTGGGACAGGACCTGGACGTGCTTCCGCGGCGAGGAGATCCACTGCGGCGCCTGCGCGGCGTGCGTGGAGCGGCGCGGGGCCTTCGCCGATCTGGGCATCACGGACCCGACGGACTACCGCGAAGCACTGATACCGCAGTGA
- a CDS encoding 7-carboxy-7-deazaguanine synthase QueE: MEPELVVNEIFGPTVQGEGRSMGRRCAFLRLGGCNLSCTWCDTPYTWDWTGIGDSGVKYDPRKELHRRTVREVAEELLAFGVELIVISGGEPLGQQNRLVPLVELLTARGLEIEIETNGTHAADPALVAAGVRFNVSPKLAHSGDPVDRRIVPGALRSLAVTPGTTFKFVCRNGDDLDEVAGLVEEFDLDSVWIMPKGQTGAEVNRHMAELADAVIARGWNLTTRLHTLLWGDTRGV; this comes from the coding sequence GTGGAACCGGAACTCGTAGTCAACGAGATCTTCGGCCCGACCGTCCAGGGTGAGGGCCGTTCCATGGGCCGCAGGTGCGCGTTCCTGCGGCTGGGCGGCTGCAACTTGTCGTGCACCTGGTGCGACACGCCCTACACCTGGGACTGGACCGGCATCGGCGACTCCGGGGTCAAGTACGACCCCCGCAAGGAGCTGCACCGCCGGACCGTCCGCGAGGTGGCCGAGGAGCTGCTCGCGTTCGGCGTCGAGCTGATCGTCATCTCCGGCGGCGAGCCGCTCGGCCAGCAGAACCGACTGGTCCCGCTGGTCGAACTGCTCACCGCACGGGGCCTGGAGATCGAGATCGAGACCAACGGCACGCACGCCGCGGACCCGGCCCTGGTGGCCGCCGGGGTGCGCTTCAACGTCTCGCCCAAACTGGCCCACTCGGGCGATCCGGTCGACCGGCGGATCGTGCCGGGCGCGCTGCGGAGCCTCGCGGTGACGCCGGGCACCACCTTCAAGTTCGTCTGCCGCAACGGCGACGATCTGGACGAAGTGGCCGGACTGGTCGAGGAGTTCGACCTGGACTCGGTCTGGATCATGCCGAAGGGACAGACCGGCGCCGAGGTCAACCGGCACATGGCCGAACTGGCCGACGCGGTGATCGCACGGGGCTGGAATCTCACCACACGCCTGCACACCTTGTTGTGGGGCGACACGCGAGGTGTCTGA
- a CDS encoding 6-carboxytetrahydropterin synthase, translating to MTLRITKKFEFSASHQLSGLAEGHQCARLHGHNYVVELELSADLTQLTPTGFVRDYGELAPFKTWLDQTLDHRHLNDLVDDNPTAENLAVWLYEHWSKEFPELTSVRISETPKTWAEYRP from the coding sequence ATGACGCTGCGCATCACGAAGAAGTTCGAGTTCTCTGCCAGCCATCAGCTCTCCGGCCTGGCCGAGGGACACCAGTGTGCCCGGCTGCACGGCCACAACTACGTGGTCGAGCTGGAGCTGAGCGCCGATCTGACGCAGCTGACGCCGACGGGGTTCGTCCGTGACTACGGCGAGTTGGCCCCCTTCAAGACCTGGCTCGACCAGACGCTCGACCACCGCCACCTCAACGACCTGGTGGACGACAACCCCACCGCCGAGAACCTGGCGGTGTGGCTCTACGAGCACTGGTCGAAGGAGTTCCCGGAGCTGACCTCCGTGCGTATCTCCGAGACCCCCAAGACGTGGGCCGAGTACCGGCCCTGA
- the folE gene encoding GTP cyclohydrolase I: MSVTTLVQEDDIDAEKPQEEDPLVGLARQLLKEIGEDPDRDGLRDTPARFARWWREFINYEPGSVGTLFESNGTQQLVVVSDIEVWSLCEHHLLPFNCSVTIAYRPTERLLGLSKFARIAHRHAHKLQVQERLVSEIAEDIAALSGTEDVAVIAKGEHLCMTMRGIKAAAQMTSTAYRGAFGEDAGLRAELFNLLRP, from the coding sequence ATGTCTGTGACCACGCTGGTGCAGGAGGATGACATCGACGCGGAGAAGCCGCAGGAGGAGGACCCCCTGGTCGGACTCGCCCGGCAGCTGCTGAAGGAGATCGGGGAGGACCCCGACCGCGACGGGCTGCGGGACACCCCGGCGCGCTTCGCCCGCTGGTGGCGCGAGTTCATCAACTACGAGCCCGGCTCGGTCGGCACCCTCTTCGAGTCGAACGGCACCCAGCAGCTGGTGGTGGTCTCGGACATCGAGGTCTGGTCCCTCTGCGAGCACCACCTGCTGCCGTTCAACTGCTCGGTGACGATCGCCTACCGGCCCACCGAACGGCTGCTGGGCCTGTCGAAGTTCGCCCGGATCGCCCACCGGCACGCGCACAAGCTCCAGGTCCAGGAGCGGCTGGTCTCCGAGATCGCCGAGGACATCGCCGCGCTCAGCGGGACGGAGGACGTGGCCGTCATCGCCAAGGGCGAGCACCTGTGCATGACGATGCGCGGCATCAAGGCCGCGGCCCAGATGACCTCGACGGCCTACCGCGGGGCGTTCGGCGAGGACGCCGGGCTGCGGGCCGAGCTGTTCAACCTGCTGCGTCCCTGA
- a CDS encoding helix-turn-helix domain-containing protein: MPTTLHREPAVAAGESTKQNTPIGFRQGCANSGPGATPFGRQLRNLRLQNGLSQKQLARSSTLSVRAIRDLENGRVRQPRADSLRLLADALGLSAPQMNRLTNDHAPGFPAGAAGPAMSGPFIGREQEVAVLTTMLGAEHHRLVTITGIEGVGKTRLAREVARALEAAEQATVLWLPLDDPLRSGRATAGAPEPPSWLREIVHSGPDSRRRLIEAIGESNGLLVLDGAGPQDGLADITAGLVAACPRLRILVTTRNPVDMPLDSLFPLAPLPVPLSDTEPAELEQVASVALLLAQAKRIQPAFRPDPHTLADVARICRTLDGLPAALESAAHWSLIYSLRQLSHQLTTEPLTVARRPHGGRQQADAYASVQHTITTLSSRQRDLLSAMAHGTPQPAPHRASRDLDGYWSVPEVADTMGLTAAECADDIYHLLILGMLRRIDHHDVAMFSVLNIVGIAGRSAIAGQHTAA; encoded by the coding sequence ATGCCGACGACCCTGCACCGCGAACCGGCCGTCGCCGCCGGTGAGTCGACCAAGCAGAACACTCCGATCGGATTCCGCCAGGGCTGCGCCAACAGCGGGCCGGGGGCCACGCCCTTCGGCCGGCAGCTGCGCAACCTGCGCCTGCAGAACGGGCTGTCCCAGAAGCAGCTGGCGCGCTCCAGCACGCTCAGCGTCCGGGCCATCCGCGATCTGGAGAACGGGAGGGTGCGCCAGCCCCGGGCGGACTCGCTGCGCCTGCTCGCCGACGCCCTCGGCCTGAGCGCCCCGCAGATGAACCGGCTGACCAACGACCACGCGCCGGGCTTCCCCGCGGGGGCGGCCGGACCGGCCATGAGCGGCCCGTTCATCGGCCGGGAGCAGGAGGTGGCGGTGCTGACGACGATGCTCGGCGCCGAGCACCACCGCCTGGTCACCATCACCGGCATCGAGGGCGTCGGCAAGACCCGGCTCGCCCGGGAGGTGGCCCGCGCGCTGGAGGCGGCCGAACAGGCGACGGTGCTCTGGCTGCCCCTCGACGACCCGCTCCGCAGCGGACGGGCGACCGCGGGGGCCCCGGAACCGCCCAGCTGGCTGCGGGAGATCGTGCACTCCGGGCCCGACAGCCGCCGACGCCTGATCGAGGCCATCGGGGAGTCCAACGGCCTGCTGGTCCTCGACGGCGCCGGGCCGCAGGACGGGCTGGCGGACATCACCGCCGGCCTGGTGGCCGCCTGCCCCCGGCTGCGCATCCTGGTCACCACCAGGAACCCCGTGGACATGCCGCTGGACTCGCTCTTCCCGCTCGCGCCGCTGCCGGTGCCGCTGTCCGACACTGAACCGGCCGAGCTGGAGCAGGTGGCGTCGGTGGCGCTGCTGCTCGCCCAGGCGAAGCGGATCCAGCCGGCGTTCCGTCCCGACCCGCACACGCTCGCGGACGTCGCCCGGATCTGCCGCACCCTCGACGGCCTTCCGGCCGCGCTCGAATCCGCCGCCCACTGGAGCCTGATCTACTCCCTGCGGCAGCTCTCCCACCAGCTCACCACCGAGCCGCTCACGGTCGCACGCCGACCGCACGGCGGCCGTCAGCAGGCGGACGCCTACGCGTCGGTCCAGCACACCATCACCACCCTGAGCAGCCGTCAGCGCGACCTGCTGTCGGCCATGGCCCACGGCACGCCGCAGCCGGCGCCGCACCGGGCCTCGCGCGACCTGGACGGCTACTGGTCGGTGCCGGAGGTGGCGGACACCATGGGCCTGACGGCGGCGGAGTGCGCCGACGACATCTACCACCTGCTCATCCTCGGCATGCTCCGCCGCATCGACCACCACGACGTGGCGATGTTCAGCGTTCTCAACATCGTCGGCATCGCCGGGCGGAGCGCCATCGCCGGGCAGCACACAGCCGCATGA
- a CDS encoding fumarylacetoacetate hydrolase family protein, translating into MRLCTLRTDTGEDVGVSVPGGIASLSAVNAAAGTGYGPTMLDLIQKGEGAALAATVAALPATALPTAPGAPEFGPIYRHPPKLWGVGLNYLRHADDLGVRQPTDAPGSYLRPSSTVIGYGDDILLPSQSQRVTAEAELGVVIGTTCSDVSPEDAPSVIFGYTSVLDMTAEDVIRVNPRHIPWAKAFDTFCSLGPWVVTPDEIPDLSAVRISTVVNGTTIASNQVSAMMYDPHWLVGYFSGGMVLEAGTVIATGTPGAGVIHDGDTVEALVEGVGELRNTVRLKSGPASGR; encoded by the coding sequence GTGCGACTCTGCACTCTCCGCACCGACACCGGTGAGGACGTCGGCGTGTCGGTACCCGGCGGGATCGCCTCGCTGAGCGCCGTCAACGCGGCCGCGGGCACCGGCTACGGCCCCACCATGCTGGACCTCATCCAGAAGGGCGAGGGCGCCGCGCTCGCGGCCACGGTCGCCGCCCTGCCCGCCACCGCCCTGCCGACCGCGCCGGGCGCGCCGGAGTTCGGGCCGATCTACCGCCACCCGCCGAAGCTGTGGGGCGTGGGCCTGAACTACCTGCGCCACGCGGACGACCTGGGCGTGCGGCAGCCGACCGACGCCCCGGGCTCCTACCTGCGGCCGTCCTCCACGGTGATCGGGTACGGCGACGACATCCTGCTGCCCAGCCAGTCGCAGCGGGTCACCGCCGAGGCCGAACTCGGCGTGGTCATCGGCACCACCTGCAGCGACGTGTCGCCCGAGGACGCCCCGTCGGTCATCTTCGGCTACACCAGCGTCCTGGACATGACCGCCGAGGACGTGATCCGGGTCAACCCCCGCCACATCCCGTGGGCGAAGGCGTTCGACACCTTCTGCAGCCTCGGCCCGTGGGTGGTCACCCCGGACGAGATCCCGGACCTCTCCGCCGTGCGGATCTCCACCGTCGTCAACGGCACGACGATCGCGTCCAACCAGGTGTCCGCGATGATGTACGACCCGCACTGGCTGGTCGGCTACTTCTCCGGCGGCATGGTCCTCGAAGCCGGCACCGTCATCGCCACCGGCACCCCCGGCGCCGGTGTCATCCACGACGGGGACACGGTCGAGGCCCTGGTCGAGGGCGTCGGCGAGCTGCGCAACACGGTCAGGCTCAAGTCCGGCCCGGCCAGCGGGCGCTGA
- a CDS encoding ATP-grasp domain-containing protein — protein sequence MEPNDPVILLIDPTTTGNGRDYKIAVRDLGFAALSLFTGLSTVANQQADPDDPMSLHAADVDDAVRQVRATGFDVRAVVPANGSSLHVADEIAARLGLPGNDPAQGWARRNKAAMRVRAEQTGVRVPEFRLVRSLDEVAQAAREIGFPVIVKQTMGTGSYGVSVVGGEAELERAVTGLAEDRYGQPVTEWLVERYVRGREYAVNFFSADGAHRLVDIWEYRRPDDRDYDFPLWDIIQIDADHPDYARVERFCTQVLDAFGIRRGPGHIEVKCGDGEDDVFLIELAARFSGGPAVPLWAIHSELRPFHDAVECYLGRRPRMIDGDHGFTSVLGSVVIRNDDAPGTLVAVHGLDELSALPGVADVLAEFKPGDHVPVTNHSMCIPVSASVHGPDRATVLRTMAAARQAVRLEITPDPVPAASGADRA from the coding sequence GTGGAACCGAACGACCCTGTGATCCTGCTGATCGACCCGACCACCACCGGGAACGGACGCGACTACAAGATCGCCGTACGCGATCTCGGTTTCGCCGCGCTCTCGCTGTTCACGGGTCTGTCCACGGTGGCGAACCAGCAGGCCGACCCCGACGACCCGATGTCGCTGCACGCCGCCGACGTGGACGACGCCGTCCGGCAGGTCCGCGCGACCGGGTTCGACGTACGGGCCGTCGTCCCCGCCAACGGGTCAAGCCTGCACGTGGCCGACGAGATCGCGGCCCGGCTCGGCCTGCCCGGCAACGACCCGGCCCAGGGCTGGGCGCGGCGCAACAAGGCGGCGATGCGGGTCAGGGCCGAGCAGACCGGGGTCCGGGTGCCGGAGTTCCGGCTGGTCCGCTCGCTCGACGAAGTCGCGCAGGCCGCACGGGAGATCGGCTTCCCGGTGATCGTGAAGCAGACCATGGGGACGGGCTCCTACGGCGTCTCGGTCGTCGGCGGCGAGGCGGAGCTGGAGCGGGCGGTCACCGGCCTGGCCGAGGACAGGTACGGCCAGCCGGTCACCGAGTGGCTGGTGGAGCGCTACGTGCGCGGGCGCGAGTACGCGGTGAACTTCTTCAGCGCCGACGGCGCGCACCGGCTGGTCGACATCTGGGAGTACCGCCGGCCCGACGACCGCGACTACGACTTCCCGCTGTGGGACATCATCCAGATCGACGCCGACCACCCCGACTACGCCCGGGTGGAGCGGTTCTGCACGCAGGTGCTCGACGCGTTCGGCATCCGCCGGGGGCCGGGCCACATCGAGGTCAAGTGCGGCGACGGCGAGGACGACGTCTTCCTGATCGAGCTCGCCGCCCGGTTCTCGGGCGGCCCCGCGGTGCCGCTGTGGGCGATCCACTCCGAGCTGCGGCCGTTCCACGACGCCGTGGAGTGCTACCTGGGCCGCCGTCCGCGCATGATCGACGGCGACCACGGGTTCACGTCCGTCCTCGGTTCCGTCGTCATCCGCAACGACGACGCCCCCGGCACGCTGGTGGCCGTGCACGGCCTGGACGAGCTGAGCGCCCTGCCCGGCGTCGCCGACGTGCTCGCGGAGTTCAAGCCCGGGGACCACGTGCCGGTCACCAACCACAGCATGTGCATCCCGGTCAGCGCCTCGGTGCACGGCCCGGACCGGGCCACCGTGCTCCGCACCATGGCCGCCGCGCGGCAGGCGGTCAGGCTGGAGATCACCCCCGACCCGGTCCCGGCGGCTTCGGGCGCCGACCGCGCCTGA
- a CDS encoding 4-hydroxy-2-oxovalerate aldolase, producing the protein MSETSPTVAEDGRSSTVEILDCTLRDGSYAVDFKFTEGTIKSVLTGLEEAGVRFVELGHGLGLNAAERTPHPTRVSDAQCFRIASEALAKASWGMFCIPGIAELDHLRQAVDAGMQFVRIGVDISAVAPAEAFIALAKDLGITAFTNLMKTNVLGVDGVTDAVRQCAEYGADTVYLVDSVGGYLPSDVAELFEQVGRAVTVPLGFHGHDNLSLANANSLAAATNGARFVDTTLDGIGRGAGNTVTETFAATLHAQGNGTGYDFRALAELSESVVRPLERLHDDRTYQLVGGITRTHSSFFPLISRCAKTANVDVFELMAAVAEIDRVNPAEDVVLKAANAMAAR; encoded by the coding sequence ATGTCAGAGACATCGCCGACGGTCGCCGAGGACGGGCGATCGTCCACCGTCGAAATCCTGGACTGCACGCTTCGTGACGGTAGTTATGCCGTGGACTTCAAGTTCACCGAAGGCACCATCAAGAGCGTCCTGACCGGTCTTGAAGAAGCAGGTGTCCGATTCGTCGAGCTGGGCCACGGGTTGGGCCTCAACGCCGCCGAGCGCACGCCCCACCCCACCCGGGTCTCCGACGCGCAGTGCTTCCGCATTGCCTCCGAGGCTCTGGCGAAGGCGAGTTGGGGGATGTTCTGCATCCCGGGAATCGCCGAGCTGGACCACCTCAGGCAGGCCGTGGACGCCGGCATGCAGTTCGTCCGGATCGGCGTGGACATCTCCGCCGTCGCACCGGCCGAGGCTTTCATCGCCCTCGCCAAGGACCTCGGCATCACCGCGTTCACCAACCTGATGAAGACCAATGTGCTGGGCGTCGACGGTGTCACGGACGCGGTCCGCCAGTGCGCGGAGTACGGCGCCGACACGGTCTACCTGGTCGACTCGGTGGGCGGCTACCTGCCGTCGGACGTCGCCGAACTGTTCGAGCAGGTCGGCCGGGCGGTGACGGTTCCGCTCGGCTTCCACGGCCACGACAACCTGAGCCTGGCCAACGCCAACTCGCTTGCGGCGGCCACGAACGGGGCACGGTTCGTGGACACCACGCTCGACGGCATCGGCCGCGGGGCCGGCAACACCGTCACGGAGACGTTCGCGGCGACCCTGCACGCCCAGGGCAACGGCACCGGGTACGACTTCCGCGCCCTCGCCGAGCTGAGCGAGTCCGTCGTGCGCCCGTTGGAGCGGCTGCACGACGACCGCACCTACCAGCTCGTCGGCGGCATCACCCGGACGCACTCCAGCTTCTTCCCGCTGATCAGCCGGTGCGCGAAGACCGCGAACGTCGACGTCTTCGAGCTGATGGCGGCGGTCGCGGAGATCGACCGGGTGAACCCCGCGGAGGACGTGGTGCTGAAGGCCGCCAACGCCATGGCCGCGCGCTAG